A genomic stretch from Flavobacterium humidisoli includes:
- a CDS encoding PLP-dependent aminotransferase family protein, whose amino-acid sequence MLRPWPLEIQIDKKSDKAIYLQIADAVIDAIKTGKLVNGNALPGSRQLAELLKVNRNTVVEALDVLTAEGWLVTIDRKGTFVTESLPKISHSSENKKEPKVEVEDPKSFLVFDDGLPDSRLAPMNDLARAYRELFNRKSRWQIMGYSSELGNLEFRKSIAQMLNFKRGMSISHDQICITRGSQMAMYLASHCILKSGDFVLVENPGYKPAWEAFENAGATLLPVNIESDGLDIDQVEKYLQHKNIKAIYVTPHHQFPTTVTLSLKKRLKLIELSNQYHFTIIEDDYDNEFHFGLRPILPISSYSGLKNYIYIGTFSKIVAPALRIGYLVSSHENVLNIGNHRKIIDVQGDNIMEEAILNLINEGKIKRHLKKANLVYKSKRDFFESLLNQYLQDKITFTKPEGGLAFWIVPKADINVLEIFEKLKSQGIQIMSPDRFSFDETIQGFRLGYASLSEKQMEEGLKALSRLL is encoded by the coding sequence ATGCTTCGTCCTTGGCCATTAGAAATTCAGATAGACAAAAAATCAGATAAAGCGATTTACCTGCAAATTGCCGATGCTGTAATTGACGCTATCAAAACAGGAAAATTGGTCAACGGAAATGCATTGCCAGGAAGCAGACAATTGGCTGAATTACTGAAAGTAAACCGAAATACTGTTGTAGAAGCTTTAGATGTTTTAACTGCTGAAGGTTGGCTGGTAACCATTGACCGAAAGGGAACTTTTGTAACAGAATCGCTCCCAAAAATCAGTCATTCGTCAGAAAATAAAAAAGAGCCAAAAGTTGAAGTTGAAGATCCTAAAAGTTTTTTAGTTTTTGATGACGGACTTCCTGATAGCCGATTGGCACCAATGAATGATTTGGCTAGAGCATATCGTGAGCTGTTCAATAGAAAATCACGTTGGCAAATTATGGGTTATAGTAGCGAATTGGGAAATTTAGAATTTAGAAAATCGATCGCTCAAATGCTCAATTTTAAACGTGGCATGAGCATTTCGCACGATCAAATTTGTATTACACGCGGAAGTCAAATGGCGATGTATCTTGCTTCTCATTGTATTTTAAAATCAGGCGATTTTGTTTTGGTTGAAAATCCTGGCTACAAACCCGCTTGGGAAGCTTTTGAAAATGCAGGTGCAACTCTACTTCCTGTAAATATAGAATCGGACGGATTGGATATCGATCAAGTCGAAAAATATTTGCAACATAAAAATATAAAAGCAATTTATGTTACACCTCATCATCAATTTCCAACTACTGTTACCCTGTCTCTGAAAAAGAGATTAAAATTGATAGAACTTTCCAACCAATATCATTTTACAATTATTGAAGACGATTACGATAACGAATTTCATTTCGGACTAAGACCAATACTTCCTATTTCGAGTTATTCGGGTTTGAAAAACTATATTTATATTGGCACATTCAGCAAAATTGTTGCGCCGGCGTTGCGTATTGGATATTTAGTCAGTTCGCATGAGAATGTTCTAAACATTGGGAATCATAGAAAAATCATCGATGTCCAAGGCGATAATATTATGGAAGAAGCGATTTTAAATCTTATTAATGAAGGTAAAATAAAACGGCATCTTAAAAAAGCTAATTTGGTTTACAAAAGCAAACGAGATTTTTTCGAAAGCTTATTAAATCAATACCTTCAGGATAAAATCACATTTACAAAACCCGAAGGCGGACTTGCTTTTTGGATTGTTCCTAAAGCAGATATTAATGTTTTAGAGATTTTCGAAAAATTAAAATCTCAAGGCATTCAAATCATGAGCCCAGATCGTTTTAGTTTTGATGAAACAATCCAAGGTTTCCGTTTGGGTTATGCTTCGCTTTCAGAAAAACAAATGGAAGAAGGTTTAAAAGCGCTTTCAAGATTACTATAA
- a CDS encoding RNA polymerase sigma factor, with product MSNIISDPDQIVIDRLRGGDESALTELYNKFWQALFMSAYNVIKDKELCEDIIQDIFMNIWHNREKIEIHISLKGYMYACARYQVFNHLRKNKDKVHVELFDDLEKRFLSTTPETQLMHDELVEQLNMIIESLPEKCQAVYKLSREEQLSHKEIAERLNISTKTVENHITKALNTIRSSMGESMSVAMILWLSKNIF from the coding sequence TTGTCGAATATTATCTCAGATCCAGATCAAATAGTAATTGATCGCCTTCGTGGCGGCGATGAATCGGCGTTGACAGAATTGTATAATAAATTTTGGCAGGCACTTTTTATGTCTGCTTATAATGTGATTAAAGACAAAGAATTGTGCGAAGATATTATTCAGGATATTTTCATGAATATCTGGCACAACCGCGAAAAAATAGAAATTCATATTTCGCTAAAAGGCTATATGTATGCCTGTGCGAGATATCAGGTTTTTAATCATTTGAGAAAAAATAAAGACAAAGTTCATGTGGAACTTTTTGATGATCTCGAAAAACGTTTTCTGTCGACCACTCCCGAAACACAGTTGATGCACGATGAACTAGTGGAACAGCTCAACATGATAATTGAATCACTTCCTGAAAAATGTCAGGCAGTTTATAAGCTAAGCCGTGAAGAGCAGCTGAGCCATAAAGAAATTGCCGAAAGACTTAATATTTCTACAAAAACGGTCGAAAATCATATTACTAAAGCACTCAATACCATAAGATCGTCTATGGGAGAAAGTATGAGCGTGGCTATGATTTTATGGCTCTCAAAAAATATTTTTTAG
- a CDS encoding DUF2024 family protein, giving the protein MKIAVWDTYVTRKDGKIMHFDILVEENVNDAEQVYEYGKEYLKSVAQEGQTLSSKECRFCHIDKAPIEVENQIRENGFSIIEMENCN; this is encoded by the coding sequence ATGAAAATAGCAGTTTGGGATACTTATGTAACCCGCAAAGACGGAAAAATTATGCACTTTGATATTTTGGTAGAAGAAAATGTTAACGATGCAGAGCAAGTATACGAATACGGAAAAGAATACCTGAAAAGTGTCGCACAAGAAGGGCAGACTTTGTCTTCTAAAGAATGTCGTTTCTGTCACATTGATAAAGCACCAATTGAAGTAGAAAATCAGATTCGCGAAAATGGGTTTTCTATTATTGAAATGGAAAATTGTAATTAA